From Ictalurus punctatus breed USDA103 chromosome 2, Coco_2.0, whole genome shotgun sequence:
ttttaattccgCTGTGAGAATAAAATTTTAATCCGCTGTGGTGACAATCACGTCTAGCACAATGAAATACAAACATCACCTCTGGATACAAAAGGAAccgaaattaaaaaaataaaaaataaaataaaaaagctgacATATAGGCATTTTTATAATTAgaatttaattataataatacatgtAATAGCCATAAAATTGTATTCACGTCTTTAATATAGAGGGACAAATCATcataaaatgtttacttttccctctctctctctctctctctctctctctctctctctctctctctctgtgtatagCAGCATTTAGATAAAAATTCACATTTTGCTTTTAGTTACATTACCTATTACTGTGTTATCGTTGTGGTTAGCATAGTTTGTTGGTGTCGGTgattttaccccccccccccccagcctcAATCCGTACAATTCGATTTTAATTTAACATTGTAACGCTAAAACGTTCGTACCGCGACAAGCATCTGGGATAAATTTCACTGTAAGGATGAACGAAACATGACACGTCACCAATAACCCTGTTAGTAAAATGCAACAAGAAAAGGGAAAAGGGGGGATTTCAAGGACTAAAAATAAGTCAAAACAGAAATTCCAGGAGCTCCAGAAAAAAATCCAGACGTTCGGCCATTTTGGCCGTCCGTGAGCGCGCTAAAGGTCGGCAAAGTGCAGCCGCTCGATCCGTTCAAAGACGTGGCTTTCGGtcagaaaacaaagcaaaaaaaaaaaaaacaaccaaaaaaaaaaaatgaaagattcTTCATAATTTATTTctctgaatgaaaatatatttatatatcgtGTGTAGTTTCAcagtttcgttttttttttaatttatttatttctgtcgtcgtcgtcgtcgtcgttgtTGTTTTCAGATTTTTCGATAATTGTCTTTTGCCCTTTAGGTTCcttcggaaaaaaaaaagaaaagaaaaagaaaggaaagaacgctctctctttctcctcctcccaCCTCGAGGTGTTAAAAGGATAGGGAAGGCGAGAATATGGCGGAGTCCATCAGAACGAATCACAAGCCCTCGACACAGTGCTGGTCTGTCTAATCCATCAACCCTGAATGCTACTGCAAACCTCTACGTCTATCCGAATGATAATCATGACCTATTGTTGTCTTTTCCCGGCACTCCTACAGTACACCGACCCTATAATACTCTTGGCTGCTTGTGttgtatatacatatttagAACACGTAGGTATGttcaatatacatatataaaaaaatttactcTTGAATTTATAAACGTCTCATTTACTGCAtactgtgtgtggagttattttCTTTAACTTTTCAGCGAGATAGCATCTTTGTAATGCTGATGCACAAAGATTTTGCTTTGGCACGTATCTGTGCATGTTTGGCACATAATTACTGATGGTGTATTAAATTGATACCGCATTGAACGCCGTGTGAGAGCTTTTGCTCTGCTGATGTTATCCCTTTTGACACTGATCGGACTGAGTGTTGGTTCGGTAAGCGTTAATCTAAATGCTGCGgcatctgtctttctttctttcttttcctccctccctctctccgtctctggCATTGCAGTGCAGTGGTTCACAGCAACGTCTTTTTCTTGTGTAGGTAATATGTCATACAATGCTGGGTCTACCTCGCTCGTTACTCCTGAGAACAACAAACCCACGGGGGCTGAACAGCCAGTACACTTCAtctgtttctgtctccctcATACCATCTTTCTATTTTTCCCTCCCTTGTTTTATCTCTCTATcccctttctctcacacactctctcgctcactctctccttctcaGATCTGAGTTTCTTGGACATTCTCCTTAGAGCCACTCTTAAAGAGTAAAGGCTCAATTTGAGGGTTCTGCCCTTTACCCATTAGGCCTTTGAGTGATCCATGGATGCCGAGGGTAGGCAGGGGCATTGAGGACGGAATGGAGCTCACTGAGACGGGCACCTGGGAACAGGAGATCGGCGTGGGTTGGGCCTGGGAACacgggttgttgttgttgttgaggcCGATCCCAGAACTTCCAGAGAGCCCCAAACTCATCATGTTGTTGTTGAAGTGGTGGGGCTTGTAGTAGTGGTTAAGGTGGTCCGTCCGAGCCAGGTTGGGTAGGTTGACAATCTCCGGGTGATGCAGCCGCAGGCTCTGGCTTCCTCCACTGGATCCGGCCTGGGGCATGGTGGAACCACCAGAGATCCCACTTCCGCGGACGCTGGCGCTGGCTCCAATTTCATCCTCCACGTTGATAATCTCAATGGCTCTCGCTGGTCCATGGTGCTTGTGCAACTggtgctgcttcctcagctTGTAGAAGACCACCAGCATAACAGCTGCCATGAAGGTAATAGCCACAAAGCAGCCAATGATGATCTTGGTAGTCTTCATTACATCATCCAGCCCAGTGGGGTAGCTCGGctcagagacagagacagtaaaTGTGGGTTTGGTTGCTCGGGGAGAAGATGAGGATCCAAAAACTGATAGAGAGGAAGTTGTTGTTGGGATGGCATCATGCCAGAGACGCCCAGAAGGTGTAGGACCAGGGATGTGTATAATAGTCTCATTGATCGAACGTAGGGCCGAATCCTCTTCTCCTGTGGATTCTACAGTTTCAACAGTGACGGTAGTAAAGTAGGTGTAATTGACACTGGTGTCTGCTGCAGTGACATTCAGGACGGCAGTTGCTGTGGTGTTGCCAGCTGAGTTGGTCACCATGCAGGTGTACTGTCCAGTGTCGCGCAAGGTGACATTTGTAAAATTCAGAGTTCCATCATGTAGCACCGAGATCCGGACGCGGTATGATCCATGGGTCATCAAGGTTCCATTGGGTGTAATCCAGTTTACAGACGTCATGGAGGTTCCGGTACGGCACTTGAGTTCAGCAGCCATGCCTTCGGTCACGTTGAGGTCAGTGGGGGGCTCGACGATAACAGGGGCATAGCACGTGAAATGGCTTTGGTCCAGCTCTCCAATGTATTTGCCCTTCAGGTAGGGTGGTGCATGGCACCGGGCACAGCAAGTTGTGTTACTTGGTACAGTTTCTTTCAGCCACCAACTAAGCCAAAGCACATCACAATTACACACCCAGGGATTGTGGTTGAGGTGCACTCTCTCCAGCTTCTGCAATGGGGTGAAGAGGTCATGGGGCAGTGAATGCAGGGAATTGTGGGATAGATTCAACTCTTCCAGACTCTTAAGGTCATCGAAGGCATTGCGTTCAATGACAGACATCTGGGAGTGCATGAGCCACAGTTTGCGCAAAGACTCCAGGCCTTGGAACGATCCAGGTCTTATGATTTCCAGCTTGTTTCCAGAGAGCTCCAGCTCCTCCAGCCGGATCAGAGGTGTCAGGTTGGGGATGTCCTTCAGACCGCACATGCCCAGGTTCAGGTAGCGCAGATTGACAAGGCCGACAAAGGCAGCATCTGAAATGTAGTCCAGCTTTTTGAGCTCACCCAGATCAAGGCGGCGAAGGGAGGGCACGCGGTGGAAGGCATAGCCTGGCAACGTCTCGATGGGGTTGTTACGAAGCCAGAGCTCCCGAAGCTTGCTGAGATACTCGAACGCTTGTGATGGCACCAGCGTGAGACGGTTGTCAAACAGTTCCAAAGTGTTGAGGTTCGGGAGGCCATTGAATGCGCCAACTTCGATCTGGCGAATCTGGTTCTTGGAAAGCTGGAGGATCTCCAAGTGTCGCAAGTGCTTGAAGGTATCTGATCTTATCACCTGGGTGAGAGAAGGTCAGGTTAAGTCCTTTGCTTTCACAGACTGGACAGTATGAGTAGTATGTATTTTGTGATATGACTGCTACACCATAAATCACCATAAATCACCATATACAGTAAACTGTCAGAAGCTTAATATTACAATTAGAGGAATGCAAGTTAAAAATCAGTTTCATTATTGTAGCTGCGTCTGagtttgatttgatttgcaCGTCCGCTTCTCATGAAATATTTAGACAAACAGCGcagacaaaaatacaaacataaaatacattCCATGAATAATTATAGAGCAGAGAGCCActgttaaaaagaaacaaacaacctTGAGTTTCAAACCTCCTTTTGTTTGCAGTGTACCGAGCTCTCAAAAGCAAGCGCTCATAAAATATTTCCACGTTACAGCACTCGGAGTTAGCTCAACTGCGTGATAGTGCCACCTGATAAAAACCTCACAAACACCTCGCGGCAGCCTGCTGGTGGCACGTGTAAAAGAAATTTATCACGGATGGGGAAATATCTTTACTAAACCACCAAGCAGAACCTTATCTTGTTAGATGAGGCTGAAATCCCTCCCGACACGTGATGAAGGGTGACTGCGTTTCAAGCACCGTTGCAATTTCACACATTCTGGACTCGGAGAGAACTGGCACATTAGCGGCAGCCTAAGCTACTTCCTTTCGGAAGAGAGCAAAAGGCTCCTCCTGGCTCATCGCCATCACCCTCTCTATATGAAGAACAAGAAGGGAGGGGAGCATAAGCGAGAGTGTGAAACCCTGTGGGCTGGAGGGGTGTTTGAgagaactggaaaaaaaaaaaacctgtcaaaTCTTTAATCTCTGGGTAACACAGCGACGAGAGGAAAAGAAGCCAAAAGAGAAAATATCTAGGATGTCCTCAGGTGCTGaaacatttttagattttttaatcatttcaagTGGGGCTCTGGGATACGACAAATCCTTTTTTTCATGCTAACAGGTAGGCATGATgaatggtattattattattattattattattattacatttttctaAATAGTGAATGCTTTTTTACTATCCCTTGCAGACCAAACCACAAGGGAATACCTCCCTAAATTGTTTAAATCCCGAATCCTCAGACCCTGGTGTTCAGATCGGGTCACTTTGCGACTCCTGATTCAGCACTCAAACGACTCAAACTCGAACGGTTTTgtgcggggaaaaaaaaccaggtaattatttttatttgctttctgTCTCAGCAGTTAAGCGAAAGATGCTTACACGGCCTTCTTCTTGCAGTTTAAGCAACGCTCGGGTTACCGGCAGTACCGGGTGCAGCAGTAATTAAAACTGCGAAACGGTTGACAGACGAgcagcaaacacacactcgAGCGAACAAACACTGCAGCTCTGTTAGAAAGTGATCAGATCAATATTTATCAACACAATATTTACCTGTATCGAGTTCTCCTGTAAGTTAAGGTACCGCGTGTTGTTGGATATATTTTCCGGAACCTCGTCCAGGTTCCGTCTGGTACAGATCACTCGGCTCGCTTGATTGGAGCAGCTGCAAGGTGTCGGGCAGGTCGACGTGGCTCCTGCGATGTCCTGGCCCAGGAGGAGGAGCCAAAACAGCAGCTGGGCCAACAGGAAAAAGAAGGGGGCGGGGTTAGGAAGGACGGTCACCGTGGTGATCCGCATGGCATCTGAGTCATGACCTTCCTGTATTCCGaatgtgaagtgtgtgtattaaaCTTATTCCACAAGATGAATATCCGTTTTGGGACTCGCCACCACCGAGTCTTGATTCTAGCTTAgttaaacattgttttttcttccttcctcctcctcctcctcctcctcctcctcaggtGAATTAATTACTCTCCTGTCTCCTGTTTGTCCTCTCTTTGTTTTTGGTTTCACACACAGACGACTCGTGTACACATATTGTATCTCCTTTGTCTTTACGGGTCCTCCGTGGATTCCAGAAACCTCCCCGAGTagaattactgtaaaataaataaataaataaaaaaaaaataaataaagggagagagagagagagaaaaaaaaaaacaagacgtCATGACTTTGCGAGAAGGTCAAAACATGGCGATAAATCCTGTTTTAAATGCTCTCCTAATTACTGTGAAGTGTGCAAAGTGTATTAAGAATAATTACACAGCGACCATGCATGAATCTCCagagcaataaaaaaaagaaaataacaataaacGCTCTCGTTGTTGAAGTACCTGcagtctggcttttttttttttttttttgaaagcaaTCCCCCAGAGAAAATACGCCTCAGGATGGACCGTTTTATACTACGTTATGTTTTTCCACACCCTTATTATATTTACGAGTagcctttaaaataaaataaaaaatgcttttcAGTCACAGATCTTTACAGGTAAATTCAATTCTTGGCTAGTTCCGGACACGAGTGTCGGAATCACGGTACATTTCGAATCCCTGTCAGTGAAGTAAGGAATAGAACACAgcgggatgtgctgttacaggaagaTCATCAGCGGTACGGTGTGCAACCACCTGAAATGCATTATTTCCCAATAAAAACACGCCCCAAAGTGTCTCATTTGTCCTATACCACGGCAATTCGCCTACGGTTTGTACGTTTCATTCATCACTGGAAGACACGTCGTACTTTTTAACCCGTCTTTACAGATACATTTAGTGCTGGGGAACATCCGAGGAGCAAATTCCTGTTCCCGCTttcgttacagcagctataaaccgtcGATGGCATGTTGCAGAGAAACCAGGAAGTGCAACGTCGTCTCTCCTGAAGATGCGGGGAAACTTAAACGTTAAACCGTTAcagagcgctgacactggagactccttccgtaaacgtcaAAGAAATGTCTCCACAGCGCATCGACACCGTTTAGGTGGCGTGTCTGTATTAACGAGTCCAGATGTGAACGAGTCGTTAGTATAGGGACGCTTTGAGTTGCAGCTGGAACGAACCGACGCCTCCTGACCGGTCGGATTTGAGAATGCTGCGTTATAGCGCGACGTGGCTGCTAATCCCGACGCTGATGGCGCGCCGAGGGCGTGAGACGGCACGGCCCGTTTACTTTGATCGATGGCTCGTTCGGCGCCGACCCCTGAGCCGGAGAGAAGCGACCCCCACTGTGGGGTTATTTTGACCTCGGTGACCTTATATAAGAGCATCTGGTGAAACACAGGCCGTTATTAATGGCGGCTGTCCACATAATGGACACGACACGCAAACGCATTTGACACGTGGAGGCGTCGGAGCCTGGCGGAAAAATGAGGGATAGATTGCGATGGATTATGAAACTGATAGATGACTGCACAGCTGCAGGGAGAGGAAGAAATGATCAACGTTAATGGATAAGcactgaaaaaaagagagaggacagaaggtgagagagagagagagacagacagtacaGGACGAGCATAAGATCGAGGCAagaagtggggaaaaaagacatATGGAACGCGAAAGGACATGAGAGatagaaggagagacagaggcattaatattaataatctcTCCCAATGAAAGAGAGGAGAAGGGCTCGAGAGAAGGAGATGGATATGAAACACCGAGATGGAGGGAGTGCAAGCACAACATGGAGGCGCATATAAAgcggagggagagagggagcgatGCGGAAGAAAGACAATACGAGCAGGATGAATATAAAGCAGGGAGAGATGGACagaaaggagaagaggagaagagaagaggtaGTAGACGATTTGAAAGCTGCATTAGAGACCGATATCCCCGGTTAGATTGATCAATAATGCGCACATGGTGTGTAAtggcattacacacacacacacacacacacacacacaatccagaCTGCAGACTTTGCATGCTACTGTGTGTTAGCCCAGATTTGCAATTCTGCCATATCCCAATAGATTCCCGAAGCCCGCATGGCAGTCTGTCTGGTTCGgctcgttaaaaaaaaaaaagtgcagataATCGCCATAAAAGCGTTGATTAAAACATCATGCTCTGAATTAGCGACaccttcattttatttacccgCGCCGTGTCATCTTCACGCATAACTGACACCAGACACAATTAGCTGTGAGTGTGAAGCGCCACGTTAAGTGACTGTGATGGGAGATGACATCTGCTGCCGTGGCCGCTGAGTCAGacgaatcagaatcagaatcaaatCCAGACCGAGACGCAGAATCAGGTCGAGGCCTAAAATACGTTCAGATACTGCGGCTGTGCGATACGGTGAAATTGACTTCTATAGGAATGCACTGTAAGGGCCAGTTGCTCCAAGTCATGCCTAGTTTCCTTCCTCACTGGCTTTGTAGATTAAAGgagccattatttatttatttatttatttatttatttatttatttttacataacaAGCTTTCTCTTCCCTGAAAACTGACTCCACCCACTCCGCTGAAACTGTGCATGCctcatgaggaaaaaaaaaaaaaaaagcctgtactACATCGCCCCCTGCTGTTTACGTTAAATTGGTTACTTCGTTAAGAGTATGCATAGTTAAAAGGAATTCTAATCCAGGTGAGGTAGAGTTCAGGGGTGACACTAACCGGTCACATGGAGTacgtggaagagggcagatagcgctttcctcagagtgtgttagGTAGCTAACTAACGAAGTGTTAGCTTTCGCCATG
This genomic window contains:
- the lrrc4ba gene encoding leucine-rich repeat-containing protein 4B, producing the protein MRITTVTVLPNPAPFFFLLAQLLFWLLLLGQDIAGATSTCPTPCSCSNQASRVICTRRNLDEVPENISNNTRYLNLQENSIQVIRSDTFKHLRHLEILQLSKNQIRQIEVGAFNGLPNLNTLELFDNRLTLVPSQAFEYLSKLRELWLRNNPIETLPGYAFHRVPSLRRLDLGELKKLDYISDAAFVGLVNLRYLNLGMCGLKDIPNLTPLIRLEELELSGNKLEIIRPGSFQGLESLRKLWLMHSQMSVIERNAFDDLKSLEELNLSHNSLHSLPHDLFTPLQKLERVHLNHNPWVCNCDVLWLSWWLKETVPSNTTCCARCHAPPYLKGKYIGELDQSHFTCYAPVIVEPPTDLNVTEGMAAELKCRTGTSMTSVNWITPNGTLMTHGSYRVRISVLHDGTLNFTNVTLRDTGQYTCMVTNSAGNTTATAVLNVTAADTSVNYTYFTTVTVETVESTGEEDSALRSINETIIHIPGPTPSGRLWHDAIPTTTSSLSVFGSSSSPRATKPTFTVSVSEPSYPTGLDDVMKTTKIIIGCFVAITFMAAVMLVVFYKLRKQHQLHKHHGPARAIEIINVEDEIGASASVRGSGISGGSTMPQAGSSGGSQSLRLHHPEIVNLPNLARTDHLNHYYKPHHFNNNMMSLGLSGSSGIGLNNNNNPCSQAQPTPISCSQVPVSVSSIPSSMPLPTLGIHGSLKGLMGKGQNPQIEPLLFKSGSKENVQETQI